In the genome of Microbacterium saperdae, one region contains:
- a CDS encoding helicase C-terminal domain-containing protein: MLNNHLWTANDEDGEPYQLSVTAISATLPVNYAQRAGLVAERRTYPTPFTEAYAGSSLFIPQLESQEELATLTREGYRGKRSFDSSAHPAWAAELIVDLVRANGGRALVLSAKAVDGKLYAERLRRALPDITVHSQWDGGTPSRITTEWRQDIGSVLVGTKSLMTGVDAPGETCSLVIVDRIPRSPSNPIDDARVEELEARTGDRWAADRYVYAVDAALLLSQAAGRLIRHTSDRGMVACLDPRLLKAPAGRPGPITYPEPTRQIYMETLDHFGHKLSARGSAVEWLSAR, from the coding sequence ATGCTCAACAACCACCTGTGGACCGCGAACGACGAGGATGGCGAGCCGTACCAGCTGTCCGTCACCGCGATCTCCGCGACTCTGCCTGTGAACTACGCCCAGCGGGCAGGGCTGGTTGCTGAGCGTCGCACCTACCCGACCCCGTTCACCGAGGCATACGCCGGGAGCTCACTCTTCATCCCGCAGCTGGAATCGCAGGAGGAGCTGGCGACCCTCACCCGTGAGGGGTATCGGGGCAAGCGGTCGTTCGACTCGTCAGCGCACCCTGCCTGGGCCGCGGAGCTGATCGTTGATCTCGTCCGCGCCAACGGTGGACGCGCGCTGGTGCTGTCGGCGAAGGCTGTCGACGGCAAGCTGTACGCGGAACGCCTGCGCCGAGCATTGCCCGACATCACCGTGCACTCCCAATGGGATGGCGGCACCCCTTCGAGGATCACCACCGAATGGCGTCAAGATATCGGGTCGGTGCTCGTCGGCACGAAGTCGTTGATGACTGGTGTCGACGCGCCGGGGGAGACCTGCTCGCTGGTGATCGTTGACCGGATCCCGCGGTCTCCATCCAACCCGATCGACGACGCCCGTGTGGAGGAGCTCGAAGCGCGAACCGGGGACCGTTGGGCAGCAGACAGGTACGTGTACGCCGTCGACGCCGCGTTGCTTCTGTCGCAAGCCGCCGGGCGCCTCATCAGGCACACCTCCGACCGTGGCATGGTCGCGTGCCTCGACCCGCGTCTTCTGAAAGCACCGGCTGGACGCCCGGGTCCGATCACGTACCCAGAGCCGACTCGGCAGATTTACATGGAGACGCTCGACCACTTCGGGCACAAGCTCTCCGCGCGCGGTTCCGCCGTGGAATGGCTCAGCGCGCGCTGA
- a CDS encoding YihY/virulence factor BrkB family protein, translating to MSDTTAEEPSPNDLDARSWKFVARSVVRKFGADGAGDIAAGLTFHAVLALIPAIMVIVSIISLLGKESETVSLVLEVARTVASPEVAKALASVVDVLAESSIAGLALVTGLALTIWAGARYIAVLGRGTNRVYGVDEGRRGWALKLMQLAVSVVLFAAVLAVAALLTLSEPVARAIGDALSLGDSVLIAWQILRWPLLAAVVIAAVAFLYDRAPNVKHVKFRWVSLGAGIAILVLIVASALFSLYVSNIVDYDRVYGPLAGAIIFLLWMWIANLALMLGVEFDAAVERARELRAGEPAEFRVQLPLRDSTQVEEKNQRTIDEIAEARELRHRSDDGAR from the coding sequence ATGAGCGACACCACAGCAGAGGAACCGTCGCCGAACGACCTCGACGCCCGATCGTGGAAGTTCGTGGCCCGCAGCGTCGTCCGCAAGTTCGGGGCAGACGGCGCGGGCGATATCGCCGCCGGGCTGACCTTCCATGCCGTTCTCGCGCTCATCCCCGCGATCATGGTGATCGTCTCGATCATCAGCCTGCTGGGCAAGGAATCGGAGACGGTGTCGCTCGTCCTCGAAGTCGCTCGAACCGTCGCGTCTCCGGAGGTCGCGAAGGCGCTGGCGTCCGTTGTCGACGTGCTCGCGGAGTCGTCGATCGCGGGGCTGGCTCTCGTCACCGGTCTCGCTCTCACGATCTGGGCGGGAGCGCGTTACATCGCGGTGCTCGGGCGAGGGACGAACCGGGTCTACGGCGTCGACGAGGGCCGACGGGGCTGGGCGTTGAAACTGATGCAGCTCGCGGTGAGCGTGGTGCTGTTCGCCGCGGTGCTGGCGGTGGCGGCGCTGCTCACGCTGTCGGAACCGGTCGCACGGGCCATCGGCGATGCGCTCTCGCTCGGAGATTCCGTGCTCATCGCCTGGCAGATCCTACGCTGGCCCCTCCTGGCGGCGGTCGTGATCGCCGCCGTGGCCTTCCTCTACGACCGAGCGCCGAATGTGAAGCACGTGAAGTTCCGTTGGGTGAGTCTCGGCGCGGGGATCGCCATCCTCGTGCTGATCGTCGCCAGCGCACTGTTCAGCCTCTACGTCTCGAACATCGTCGACTACGACCGCGTGTACGGGCCGCTCGCCGGTGCGATCATCTTCCTGCTGTGGATGTGGATCGCGAACCTGGCCCTCATGCTGGGGGTCGAGTTCGATGCCGCGGTCGAGAGAGCCCGCGAGCTCAGGGCCGGGGAGCCGGCCGAGTTCCGGGTACAGCTTCCTCTGCGCGACTCGACGCAGGTCGAGGAGAAGAATCAGCGCACCATCGACGAGATCGCGGAGGCCAGGGAGCTCCGACATCGATCCGACGACGGTGCACGCTGA
- the pdhA gene encoding pyruvate dehydrogenase (acetyl-transferring) E1 component subunit alpha encodes MSPQITPIADSTQDLELTERLLAPDGTRIAHPDLDPFVADVDAAQLRALLRDMVILRRIDAEGVALQRQGQLGLWAPCQGQEATQIGTARALAPQDYVFPSYRETGVIYARGAQPGDFVRMWRGEEGAGHDPAALRVAPLQIIIGAQTLHAVGYALGIRHDGADEVAVTYFGDGATSQGDVNEAMIFAASYQAPVVFVCQNNHWAISEPVALQSQYPIAGRAPGFGIPSLRVDGNDALACMAAMRWALAHARAGKGPAYIEAVTYRMGPHTTADDPTRYRDESELEEWRRRDPIARLDAHLRSIGELDEEHLAEIQSAADVVAKDMRAACLGMVTRAPLAVFDGVYAEPHAGLARQRDEYAAYLSTFEGEA; translated from the coding sequence ATGTCACCGCAGATCACGCCCATCGCCGATTCGACCCAGGATCTGGAGCTCACAGAGCGCCTCCTGGCTCCGGACGGAACGCGCATCGCGCACCCCGATCTCGACCCCTTCGTCGCCGACGTCGACGCGGCGCAGCTGCGAGCTCTCCTGCGCGACATGGTGATCCTCCGCCGCATCGATGCCGAGGGAGTGGCACTGCAACGGCAGGGACAGCTCGGGCTCTGGGCGCCCTGCCAGGGCCAGGAGGCGACGCAGATCGGCACGGCCCGCGCTCTTGCGCCCCAGGACTACGTGTTCCCGAGCTACCGCGAGACCGGCGTCATCTACGCCCGGGGCGCGCAGCCGGGAGACTTCGTGCGGATGTGGCGCGGCGAGGAAGGTGCGGGGCACGACCCGGCCGCTCTGCGCGTCGCTCCGCTGCAGATCATCATCGGCGCGCAGACGCTGCACGCCGTCGGTTACGCACTCGGCATCCGTCACGATGGTGCCGATGAGGTCGCGGTGACCTACTTCGGCGACGGCGCGACCAGCCAGGGCGACGTGAATGAAGCCATGATCTTCGCCGCGTCCTATCAGGCGCCGGTCGTCTTCGTCTGCCAGAACAACCACTGGGCGATCTCCGAGCCGGTCGCGCTGCAGTCCCAGTACCCGATCGCGGGGCGCGCGCCCGGCTTCGGGATCCCGAGTCTCCGCGTGGACGGCAACGATGCCCTCGCCTGCATGGCGGCGATGCGATGGGCGCTCGCTCATGCCAGGGCGGGCAAGGGGCCGGCCTACATCGAGGCCGTCACATACCGCATGGGACCTCACACCACGGCCGACGATCCCACGCGCTACCGCGACGAATCGGAGCTCGAGGAGTGGCGCCGTCGTGATCCGATCGCGCGACTCGATGCGCACCTCCGCAGCATCGGTGAGCTCGATGAGGAGCATCTCGCGGAGATCCAGTCGGCCGCCGACGTCGTCGCGAAGGACATGCGCGCGGCATGCCTGGGCATGGTCACCCGTGCGCCTCTTGCGGTGTTCGACGGTGTCTACGCCGAGCCGCATGCCGGACTGGCCCGTCAGCGCGACGAGTACGCCGCTTACCTCTCGACCTTCGAGGGCGAGGCGTGA
- a CDS encoding alpha-ketoacid dehydrogenase subunit beta, producing MTLGKALGAGLRRAMQDDDKVVLLGEDIGKLGGVFRITDGLLDEFGAQRVIDTPLAESGIVGTAVGLAFRGYRPVVEIQFDGFVYPAFDQIVAQVAKLHYRTQGRVKMPITIRIPWAGGIGAAEHHSESPEAYFVHTAGLRVVAVSNPADAYRSLRQAIASDDPVIFFEPKRLYHHKGEVDLDASLADAPPMGLASVVRPGRDVTLITYGAMVGTALQAAEAAEDEDISIEVIDLRSLSPVDYDSVAASVRKTGRVVVAHEASREAGVAAEVIASITERCFEYLESAPLRVTGHDIPYPPAKLEKFHLPDLDRLLDAVDRVLDRPNSLTEVDA from the coding sequence ATGACTCTCGGCAAGGCGCTCGGCGCCGGGCTGCGTCGGGCGATGCAGGACGACGACAAGGTCGTTCTGCTCGGCGAGGACATCGGCAAGCTCGGCGGCGTGTTCCGCATCACCGACGGCCTGCTCGACGAATTCGGTGCCCAGCGCGTGATCGACACGCCGCTCGCGGAATCCGGAATCGTCGGCACCGCGGTGGGATTGGCTTTCCGCGGCTACCGTCCGGTCGTCGAGATCCAGTTCGACGGCTTCGTGTACCCGGCGTTCGATCAGATCGTCGCTCAGGTCGCCAAGCTCCACTACCGCACCCAGGGCAGGGTGAAGATGCCGATCACGATCCGCATCCCGTGGGCCGGGGGGATCGGCGCGGCCGAGCATCACTCCGAATCGCCTGAGGCCTACTTCGTCCACACCGCCGGCCTCCGGGTCGTCGCGGTGTCGAACCCCGCCGACGCATATCGGAGTCTTCGGCAGGCGATCGCCTCCGACGATCCGGTGATCTTCTTCGAGCCGAAACGCCTCTACCACCACAAGGGCGAGGTCGACCTGGATGCGTCGTTGGCGGATGCTCCGCCGATGGGGCTGGCCAGTGTGGTCCGGCCCGGGCGTGACGTCACGCTCATCACGTACGGCGCGATGGTGGGCACGGCCCTGCAGGCCGCCGAGGCCGCGGAGGACGAGGACATCTCGATCGAGGTGATCGATCTGCGCTCCCTGTCGCCCGTCGACTACGACTCGGTCGCAGCCTCCGTGCGCAAGACCGGTCGTGTCGTGGTCGCCCATGAGGCGTCGCGGGAGGCCGGTGTGGCCGCCGAGGTGATCGCCAGCATCACGGAACGCTGTTTCGAATACCTCGAATCCGCACCGCTGCGCGTCACGGGTCACGACATTCCGTACCCGCCCGCGAAGCTCGAGAAGTTCCACCTGCCCGATCTCGACCGCCTGCTCGATGCGGTGGATCGCGTACTCGACCGGCCGAACAGTCTCACGGAGGTGGACGCATGA
- a CDS encoding ATP-dependent DNA helicase has protein sequence MDAHTACVGVAPTGSGKSLATLTAAFMAAVEWDERTVLSTDSLALMGQLQDKDVDTVQTAAAELYPDRQVIVAFVKGIANYVDPAKVIATAQTLTGSTGTTGYAKLAEMLETNGRMKGMEQFPDVGSEGAFRKLIVWALRQYTPSHFDEPGDRHSCPIEHTTEGWQSVSSSSSEADDGSRYGVPPKAQLAKDHATGADIIVTNHSILAVQAALGLPIIVGSNRFGRIDHIIVDEAHTLPGHVRSQGATTLSRGTILSIARQAYRAAGKPSGRMQKWNDEADTVAAYVEEKLSAGSSGTAGTQRDSVRRLGENDNPVAEIEDMIRSWADIGSKELGHLADDRDVSKRIKATAVLDRIDKLKATMRSLAKHRSGWARWIEREEPRG, from the coding sequence ATGGACGCGCACACGGCCTGTGTGGGCGTCGCGCCGACCGGATCCGGAAAGTCTTTGGCCACCCTGACAGCTGCGTTCATGGCGGCCGTCGAATGGGACGAGCGCACCGTCCTGTCCACTGACTCCCTGGCACTCATGGGGCAGCTTCAGGACAAGGACGTGGACACCGTCCAGACCGCGGCGGCCGAGCTGTACCCCGACCGGCAGGTGATCGTCGCCTTCGTGAAGGGCATCGCCAACTACGTCGACCCCGCGAAGGTCATCGCTACGGCACAGACCCTCACCGGAAGTACCGGCACCACCGGATACGCCAAGCTCGCCGAGATGCTCGAAACGAACGGCCGCATGAAAGGCATGGAGCAGTTCCCCGACGTCGGCAGCGAGGGGGCGTTCCGCAAGCTCATCGTCTGGGCGCTCCGCCAGTACACGCCGAGTCATTTCGACGAGCCCGGCGATCGACACTCCTGCCCGATCGAGCACACCACCGAGGGGTGGCAGTCCGTGTCATCGTCATCCTCTGAGGCAGATGACGGCTCTCGATACGGGGTGCCCCCGAAAGCGCAGCTCGCGAAAGACCACGCCACCGGCGCCGACATCATCGTCACGAACCACTCGATCCTGGCCGTTCAGGCAGCGCTCGGTCTGCCCATCATCGTCGGGTCCAACCGATTCGGGCGGATCGACCACATCATCGTGGACGAGGCGCACACGCTGCCCGGCCATGTCCGCTCACAGGGAGCGACGACGCTCTCCCGCGGCACCATCCTCTCGATCGCTCGACAGGCGTACCGGGCTGCAGGAAAGCCCAGCGGCCGCATGCAGAAATGGAATGACGAGGCGGACACCGTCGCGGCATACGTCGAAGAGAAGCTCAGCGCCGGCAGTAGCGGCACGGCTGGCACGCAACGGGACAGCGTCCGCCGTCTCGGTGAGAACGACAACCCTGTCGCCGAGATCGAGGACATGATCCGCAGCTGGGCTGACATCGGATCGAAAGAGCTCGGGCACCTCGCCGACGATCGCGACGTGTCCAAGCGCATAAAGGCCACGGCCGTGCTCGACAGGATCGACAAGCTGAAGGCGACGATGCGTTCGCTGGCGAAGCATCGCTCCGGGTGGGCCCGCTGGATCGAACGAGAGGAGCCTCGAGGGTGA
- a CDS encoding Lrp/AsnC family transcriptional regulator, producing MPGLDRIDLELLAALADDPRITIVALAENLGLSRNTIQARMARLEQTGIFLSYERSFAPEVLGFPLQAFVSIGVRQTELPRIINELARIPEVVQAHGLSGSIDLLARVACRDARHLFDTDARILSIEGVERTETSLAMGEVIPFRVAGLIGLARRES from the coding sequence ATGCCTGGACTGGACCGTATCGATCTCGAGCTTCTCGCCGCGCTGGCCGACGATCCCCGCATCACGATCGTGGCTCTCGCGGAGAATCTCGGCCTCTCTCGCAACACGATCCAGGCGCGGATGGCGCGGCTGGAGCAGACCGGGATCTTCCTCTCCTACGAGCGATCCTTCGCACCGGAAGTGCTCGGCTTCCCCCTGCAGGCCTTCGTCAGCATCGGGGTCCGCCAGACCGAGCTCCCGCGCATCATCAACGAGCTCGCCCGCATCCCCGAAGTCGTGCAGGCGCACGGTCTGAGCGGATCGATCGACCTGCTCGCCCGCGTCGCCTGCCGCGATGCGCGTCATCTGTTCGACACGGACGCACGGATCCTCTCGATCGAGGGCGTCGAGCGCACGGAGACCTCACTCGCGATGGGTGAGGTCATCCCGTTCCGGGTCGCCGGACTCATCGGCCTCGCGCGACGGGAATCCTGA
- a CDS encoding TetR/AcrR family transcriptional regulator translates to MTTPTTARDRAKAERSDAILHEAARLFAARGYNGVSLEDIGAAVGVSGPAVYRHFAGKQALLGAVLVKVSNDLVAGGARVAGASAQPEERMRALIRFHVDFALGNAEVIQVQDRDVAHLSDEDRAEVRRLQRTYIEVWIAALTPLVTASAEELRLRVQACFGLINSTPHSTRATTRQQTATATVLAAMADAALRAAI, encoded by the coding sequence ATGACAACCCCGACGACTGCCCGAGACCGCGCGAAAGCCGAGCGATCCGACGCGATCCTCCACGAGGCCGCGCGGCTCTTCGCCGCGCGCGGATACAACGGCGTCAGCCTCGAGGACATCGGTGCCGCCGTCGGCGTCTCCGGCCCCGCGGTCTACCGCCACTTCGCAGGCAAGCAGGCCCTTCTCGGTGCCGTACTGGTCAAGGTGAGCAATGATCTCGTCGCGGGTGGCGCGCGCGTCGCCGGAGCGTCTGCACAGCCCGAGGAGCGCATGCGGGCGCTGATCCGCTTCCACGTGGACTTCGCACTCGGCAACGCCGAGGTCATCCAGGTGCAGGATCGAGATGTCGCCCATCTCTCCGACGAGGATCGCGCAGAGGTGCGTCGTCTGCAGCGCACCTACATCGAGGTGTGGATCGCCGCGCTCACGCCGCTCGTGACGGCCAGCGCGGAAGAGCTGCGACTGCGGGTCCAGGCCTGTTTCGGCCTCATCAACTCCACCCCGCACAGCACGCGTGCGACCACCAGACAGCAGACCGCCACCGCGACCGTGCTGGCCGCGATGGCGGATGCCGCGTTGCGTGCTGCTATCTGA
- a CDS encoding alpha/beta fold hydrolase, whose protein sequence is MTVPSPYADRLSRLPVERHEVEVSGGVTAYWVYGPKDAETTVIAVHGFRGEHHGLEPVLAFLPEARVIAPDLPGFGETDPLPGTAHDLDAYAGWLTEFAAKVAPGAVILGHSFGSIVTAAAVAGRLETPRLILLNPIGAPALEGPKGLMTRLAVLYYALGARLPERLGTALLRNRVIVRVMSITMAKTKDPELRRFIHDQHDTYFSRFSDRDVLRDAFVASVSHDVREFATQIEVPTLLVAAERDDITPIEAERTLAARFPDASLVEIAHVGHLIHYETPAEAAGAIRRFLRIPVARGR, encoded by the coding sequence ATGACCGTGCCTTCCCCCTACGCCGACCGTCTGAGCCGTCTGCCCGTCGAGCGGCATGAGGTCGAGGTCTCAGGCGGTGTGACGGCGTACTGGGTCTATGGTCCGAAGGACGCCGAGACGACCGTGATCGCGGTGCACGGCTTCCGCGGCGAGCACCACGGACTCGAACCGGTGCTGGCGTTCCTTCCCGAGGCACGAGTGATCGCGCCCGACCTGCCCGGTTTCGGTGAGACGGATCCGCTTCCCGGCACCGCGCACGATCTCGACGCGTACGCCGGGTGGCTCACGGAATTCGCTGCGAAGGTCGCGCCAGGGGCGGTCATCCTCGGACACTCCTTCGGCTCGATCGTCACGGCCGCAGCCGTCGCCGGACGTCTGGAGACGCCGCGCCTCATCCTGTTGAACCCGATCGGCGCCCCGGCGCTGGAAGGCCCGAAGGGGCTGATGACCCGGCTCGCCGTGCTCTACTACGCGCTCGGTGCGCGGCTTCCTGAACGCCTCGGCACCGCACTGCTGCGCAACCGCGTGATCGTGCGCGTCATGAGCATCACCATGGCGAAGACCAAGGATCCCGAGCTGCGCCGCTTCATCCACGACCAGCACGACACGTACTTCTCGCGGTTCTCGGATCGTGACGTGCTCAGGGACGCTTTCGTCGCGAGCGTGTCGCACGACGTGCGCGAGTTCGCCACGCAGATCGAGGTTCCGACACTGCTCGTCGCCGCCGAACGCGACGACATCACCCCGATCGAGGCGGAGCGCACGCTCGCCGCACGGTTCCCCGATGCGTCACTCGTCGAGATCGCCCACGTGGGTCATCTGATCCACTACGAGACCCCTGCGGAAGCCGCAGGGGCGATCCGTCGATTCCTCAGGATTCCCGTCGCGCGAGGCCGATGA
- a CDS encoding 3'-5' exonuclease — protein MSTAPDLPAWLTRVGVFDLETTGVDVTTDRVVTAHVGVLDANGRQVAARSWLADPGIPIPEGATAVHGVTTTHARAHGRPAAEVVGEITAALRSLLAQGVPVVAYNASYDFSLLAHEATRHGIQPLADPSPIIDPLVIDKAYDRYRRGKRTLEVVAAHYAVPLEGAHEASADAIAAGRVAQALARQFVLPQSLTELHTRQVGWARSQAESLTEYFISIGRLEPEEALDGTWPVRPHASVL, from the coding sequence ATGTCGACTGCACCCGACCTCCCCGCCTGGCTCACTCGCGTCGGAGTCTTCGACCTCGAGACCACAGGAGTCGACGTCACGACGGATCGGGTGGTCACCGCGCACGTCGGAGTGCTCGATGCGAACGGACGGCAGGTCGCTGCGCGCTCCTGGCTGGCCGACCCCGGCATCCCGATCCCGGAGGGAGCGACAGCTGTGCACGGAGTGACCACGACTCACGCCCGTGCGCACGGCCGGCCGGCCGCGGAGGTGGTCGGCGAGATCACCGCCGCGCTCCGATCCCTCCTGGCGCAGGGAGTGCCCGTCGTCGCCTACAACGCGTCGTACGACTTCTCCCTTCTCGCGCACGAGGCAACGCGCCACGGGATCCAGCCTCTCGCCGATCCCTCGCCGATCATCGATCCGCTCGTGATCGACAAGGCCTACGACCGTTATCGGCGCGGCAAGCGCACACTCGAGGTCGTCGCCGCCCACTACGCCGTGCCCCTCGAAGGTGCCCACGAGGCCTCGGCGGATGCGATCGCCGCCGGACGCGTCGCGCAGGCCCTCGCCCGGCAGTTCGTCCTGCCGCAGTCGCTCACCGAGCTGCATACGCGGCAGGTGGGCTGGGCCCGTTCTCAGGCCGAGAGTCTCACCGAGTACTTCATCAGCATCGGACGCCTCGAGCCGGAAGAGGCGCTGGACGGCACGTGGCCCGTGCGTCCGCACGCGTCGGTGCTCTGA
- a CDS encoding dihydrolipoamide acetyltransferase family protein yields MIAEFRLPDLGEGLTEAEVVQWLVAPGDTVTLNQTLAEVETAKAVVELPSPYAGTVSTLHADAGATVAVGAPLIAFDVAGEEEGDAPSPDTEEKAQPNLVGYGAAPTATGRPARRARRTSTAGAAADTAVLEAAPHDAAPSVSVERVIERPRSTPPVRAHAKRLGIDLVLVAAAVGDRLITRNDVDAYAERTGSGQGDVSVPVSADLGVPTTAAALTPGERETRIPIRGVRKHTAAAMVASAFTAPHVTVFHTVDVTETMDLLAGLREDRSLSAHRIGPLAVIAKVVCLALGRTPGLNARWDEAAGEIVQFHYVDLGIAAATERGLIVPNIRDAERLSLVELSEALKALAETARAGKTSPAELVGGTFSISNIGVFGIDAGTPILPPGQSGILAVGAVRRQPWEYRGEIALRQVMTLSLSFDHRLVDGGEGARFLKDVADVLEQPGRAMLLR; encoded by the coding sequence ATGATCGCCGAGTTCCGACTGCCCGATCTCGGGGAAGGTCTCACGGAGGCCGAGGTGGTGCAGTGGCTCGTCGCCCCGGGCGACACCGTGACCCTGAATCAGACGCTGGCCGAGGTCGAGACGGCCAAGGCCGTCGTCGAGCTGCCGTCGCCGTATGCAGGCACCGTGTCGACGCTGCATGCGGACGCGGGGGCTACCGTCGCGGTCGGAGCGCCTCTCATCGCGTTCGACGTGGCGGGGGAGGAGGAGGGTGACGCGCCGTCGCCGGACACCGAAGAGAAGGCGCAACCCAACCTCGTCGGATACGGCGCCGCACCGACCGCGACCGGCCGGCCGGCACGCCGGGCCCGCCGCACCTCGACAGCGGGCGCTGCCGCGGACACCGCAGTGCTGGAAGCGGCGCCGCACGACGCGGCGCCCTCCGTCAGCGTCGAGCGCGTGATCGAGCGGCCGAGGTCGACTCCTCCCGTACGTGCCCACGCCAAGCGTCTCGGCATCGACCTGGTCCTGGTCGCGGCAGCCGTCGGGGATCGTCTGATCACCCGCAACGATGTGGATGCCTATGCCGAGCGCACGGGCTCCGGCCAGGGCGACGTGTCCGTGCCGGTGAGCGCGGACCTCGGCGTCCCGACGACCGCCGCCGCCCTGACGCCGGGTGAGCGCGAGACCCGGATCCCGATCCGCGGCGTGCGCAAGCATACGGCCGCGGCGATGGTGGCCAGCGCCTTCACCGCGCCGCACGTGACCGTCTTCCACACGGTCGACGTCACCGAGACGATGGATCTCCTCGCCGGGCTCCGCGAGGATCGGTCTCTCTCCGCCCACCGGATCGGCCCCCTCGCGGTGATCGCGAAGGTCGTCTGCCTCGCGCTCGGACGCACGCCCGGTCTCAACGCGCGCTGGGACGAGGCCGCGGGAGAGATCGTGCAGTTCCACTACGTCGATCTCGGCATCGCCGCCGCGACCGAGCGCGGCCTCATCGTGCCGAACATCCGCGACGCGGAACGTCTCTCGCTCGTGGAGCTGAGCGAGGCGCTCAAGGCTCTCGCCGAGACTGCTCGTGCGGGTAAGACGTCCCCGGCGGAACTCGTCGGCGGCACGTTCTCGATCTCGAACATCGGTGTGTTCGGCATCGATGCGGGAACGCCGATCCTGCCGCCGGGACAGTCGGGCATCCTCGCCGTCGGTGCGGTGCGTCGACAGCCGTGGGAGTACCGCGGAGAGATTGCGCTGCGTCAGGTGATGACGTTGAGCCTTTCGTTCGACCACCGCCTCGTGGACGGGGGCGAGGGCGCGCGCTTCCTCAAGGATGTGGCCGATGTGCTCGAGCAGCCGGGCCGGGCGATGCTGCTCAGATAG
- a CDS encoding helix-turn-helix transcriptional regulator has translation MTDSPLQQVLTQDQLAHTLQIPARTLEDWRTRSYGPPFIRVGKRVRYRASDVDAWLSSQVAA, from the coding sequence ATGACAGACTCTCCGCTCCAACAGGTGCTCACCCAGGACCAGCTGGCGCACACCCTGCAGATCCCGGCCCGGACCTTAGAGGACTGGCGAACCCGCAGCTACGGCCCCCCGTTCATCCGCGTGGGCAAGCGTGTTCGGTACCGTGCCTCCGACGTGGATGCCTGGCTCAGCTCGCAGGTTGCCGCGTAG